DNA sequence from the Cohnella herbarum genome:
CCCTTCCGGATATGTCGCTCACTTGCGAAGCCGTTGAGAGGCCTGGATGGAAGATCAAATCGATAGCCTCTTTATCCGAAAATTGTTCCGCTTCAGCAGCGGTTATCAAGTTCGTGCTTATCGCTTTCTGCAGCAGCTTCCCGGAATCGATGCCTCCGCCATCGTCCTTCACGACGATCAGAACCTGGTTATCCTCGTGCGAGGCGCGAAGCAATATCCGGCCTTTGGCGGGCTTGCCCCGTTCTCTTCGAATTGCCGAGGCTTCAATACCGTGATCGACGGAATTGCGCAAAATATGGATAAGCGGATCCCCGATCTCCTCGATGAGCGTGCGGTCCAATTCCGTTTCTTTACCTTCCAGAATCAACTCGATCTCTTTGCCGAGCGATTGCGATAAATCGCGAATCAACCTAGGAAATCGATTAAATAGCTGCTCGATCGGGAGCATCCTTACTTTCATGACGCTTTCCTGCAGTTCGCCTATGATTCGGGAAAAATGATCCGACATTTGGCCCAAATCCTGTACCAATTCATCCTTGCCGAATTTCGTGTCCATCGACTTCTCGATCTGCTTGATACGAGTTTGATCGATGACCAATTCCCCGACCAGATTCATTAATTGCTCCAGCCGATCAACGTTAACCCTTATGGATTGAACTCGAGTCCTTTCCGGGTTAACCATCACCGAAGTCATGCCCAGTTGGTCTTTCTTAGTCTCCGATAGATCGGAGACCGATGTGACCGTTAAAGCTTCCAGCTCGGCGACGTTCACCTGTTTCATTTGAACCTGTTCCACGTCGACCCACGCCAGAATGCTGGCTTCCAGCATGTCTTGCGGTTCCCTAGATACGATCAGCCACCTTAAGGATGATTGATCCGAATCCTTGCCGGCTTCGGATAAGGACGCCGCTTCGGACCAAAGGACGACCGATGTTTCGGAAATCAGCGTCTGAAGAACATGAAATCTAGCCGCCCTCATCTCGCAGTGATCGGTCAACTGAATCCGAACCCAGAAGGCGTATTGCCCGCTCTCGAGCAAACGGATCGATGCCAGGCCAATCTCCTCCGATAATTGAATATCCGCAGAAATCTTCGTATTCAATATCGCAGCGTCAAGAGCCGAATGAATGACATTAACTTTCTTAAGATCCTCCACCAAATCCTCGATATCCGAAACTTCCGTATGACCTGAAGCGATTTCCGATCTCAATTGCTTCATCCTGTCCAAGCAGCATAAAAATAACGTCGCCATATCCGGCGTAACCGTACACTCGCGGTTTCTTACTTTCTCCAAAATATGTTCCATGTTGTGCGTCAAACGTTTCATTCGCTCGTAGCCCATCGCAGCAGAGGATCCTTTTAACGTATGAGCAGCCCGAAATAGACGCTGGATCCCCTCCATGGTTTCCCCGTCTTGCTCGAAGCGTAAAACTTCCTCTTCCATCAGTTGAAGCTGTTCATCTAATTCTTCCATATAGAGAGTTTGATATTCCGTCATATCCAGCATTGTCTGTCCCCCTATATTCCCACAGCACTGAGTCAAGCTTTAGTATTCCGACGAGTTCATCTTGAATGATGCCGATTCCTATGAAGTAAGATCCATTCACCCCTCCGATCCTATCCGGCGGAGACTGAATATCCGTGAACGTGGTCACTTTGTTCACTCTGTCCACGATAATGCCGACGGACTCCTCTTGATGGTTAACGACGACGATACGAGTGGATTTCGACAACTCATTCCCTTCCATGCCGAAGAGGTTTCTTATGCTGATAACCGGCACGATTTTCCCGCGTAAATTAATTACGCCTTGCAAATAGGAAGGACTGTTCGGTATTACGGTAATGTCCAACATTCTAATGATTTCATGAATTTCGGAGATCAGAATGGCGTAGTTTTCATCGCCTACGCTAAATTCAACATACTGATCGTGACTCGCGCGCTCCACGTTCCATTCCCCCTGCATGGTAAGCAGTCGTTTTTGCAAAGCCGTCATGTTTGTAGATCGGAAAGATAGATTCTGCCCAATTCTTTCGCAAGCGGAATAAACCGTTCGACGATATGAGGATCGAATTGCGTTCCGGCATTCCTCACCAGTTCCGCCATTCCCTCTTCTATCGTTTTTCTCCGCCGGTACGGTCTGGGAGACAGCATGCTATCGAACGCGTCGACGACGGAACAAATCCTCGCCAGAAAAGGAATCTTCTCGCCCCGAAGTCGATGCGGATAACCAGTGCCGTCCCATCTCTCATGGTGATGCAGGACAAGTTGAATGATTTCAGGACAAATCTCGGACTTGTCCCTTAACATCTCCGAACCGAGCTCCGGATGTTGCTTGATCAAATCCCATTGCTCGTTCGTCAATGGCCGATCGTTATCCAGAACTTCGTTCGGAATCATTAGCTTGCCTAGGTCATGAATGAAGCAGCCTCTTACCAACTTCGAAACGCTTGCCGAATCCATTCGCATGGCCTCGGCTAATTTCTCGCTCAGCCAGGCCACGCGAACGCAATGTCGGTAAGTGTCCACATGCTTCCTTTGCATAAGCCCCATTCTCAGTGAAATATCGGAATGGTGTTCGAAATTAAGGGGTAAATGACCGGTTGCTTGCAAAGCTCCTATCACGTTTAGCACCTGCTTCCCGAATTAACATGCATCCATTTCATTCATTGAATCCCATAGCCAGCCGATATCATGTGTTGTCGGACAATTACTGTTATACGACATCATAGAGGAGGAACAGATAATGAACACTAGAATGTTGGAATCGCATCTCTTAACCCCGCTTGGTGATGAAATTTCCATCTCTGAGGGGAACGGGTACAGTGATGATCAGATCGTCGATATGTTCCTCACCGTAGTCGTACATTCTGAACATACTCTCCGGAATTATCAACGAGCGATTAAATTATTCAGATCGTTTGTCCCCCATCTTTCCTTAAGGGAAGTAACGTGGAGGGAAGTCGAAGCTTATAAAATCGGTTTAATCAAAGGGGTAGCGGGCTTTTCCGGTAAACCTCTTGCTCCTGCTAGCGTAGCCGCGCTTATTGCTCCGTTGAAATCGTTCTATAAATGGGGGAGCGACGCCAATATCGGATTTTTCGAGAGGAATCCGATGAGTTCCATCCGCTTGCCTCAGGTTATGATTACCAGCCGTAAGCATTATTTAACTAAAAAAGAAGTGGGTTGCTTGCTGAACCAGCTTAAACGGAAAAACCTCCGTAATTATTTGATCGGTTTGGCGTTAGTTACGCTCGGTCTTCGGGTTTCGGAATTGGCTAACATCATGTGGGAGGATTTCCATACGGACCCGATCGGAAGCTCCATGTGGTTGACGATATCTCGGGGAAAAGGAGGAAAGAGCCGGGAAGTGAAAATTCCCAAAAGCTTGTGGGAAGTATTTCAAGACTATAGAGCGCAGTCGGAGGCCAAAGCTCCTAAAGTTCCCGTTCCGTCATCGCTAGTATTTTCAATATCCACCAGGCAGATTGAACGCATTATTCTAGATGCCGGCAGGAACGGCATTATGACCAAACTTCCGACGCCGCACTGGCTTCGTCATACCAACGCAACGTTGGCGTTGCTTAAGGGAGCTTCGCTTCAGCAAGTTCAAGAGACGCTTGGACATACGCATATTAATACGACGCAGCGATATTTACATACCGTCGATCAGATCGGGAAGGCTGCTCCCGACTTCGTAGAAGAGTCTTTAATGGATTTTATGGTGCGATAATAATCGTCATCGGGGCAGCTTTGGGATAGAAATAATAGTTGTATATTCAGGCTATTTAGCCTAATATTTTAAGAGTAAATGACAAATTAAGACACAGCCAGCGCTTCAAACATAGGACAAATGTCGTACAACAGTAATTGTCCGACATCGCATTCAGCATACAATCGTGTCCAATGGAGCTCAAATGTTTATTTTCCATTTACTCTAATGATTAACAGATAAGCGTATAAATTAAACAGCCATTCTTGAACAAACCCAAGGTTTGTCCGAGAATGGCCTTTTTTTATTGTAAGAATATCAATAAACGCAAAAAAAACGCCTGCGAATACTCGCAGACGTTACTACTCTGTCGACGGCAACTCCCGCTATCTCTTGAGCAGCTCCAGAAACTCCGAACGGAGCGCGGAGCTTTGACGGAATTGTCCTCTGACGGCGGAAGTTACGGTTTTGCTTCCCGGTTTCTTCACGCCGCGGGCGCACATGCATAGATGCTCCCCTTCGACGACGACCATAACCCCGTGGGGCTTCAGTACTTCTTCCAGAATGTCCGCGATCTGCGAAGTAATCCGCTCCTGCACCTGCAGACGACGGGATACCGCGTCTACAAGACGGGCGAGCTTGCTTAAGCCGGCAATCTTGCCGCTCGGAATATATCCAATATGAGCCACCCCGAAGAAAGGCGCCATATGATGCTCGCATTGGCTATAATAGACGATATCTTTTACGATCACGAGCTCCTCATGCTGTTCGTCGAACGTAACGCCTAGAACATCCCTCGGATCGACCGCATAACCGGAGAAAATTTCTTCATACATCCGCGTAACGCGAGCAGGCGTGTCAAGCAAGCCTTCCCGTTCGACGTTCTCGCCGATGAGCTTAAGAATTTCCCGGACATGGTGCTCTACTTGTTCGCGATTGTCGCTTACTTGCTTATTGGAGTAATCTTTGGCTCCAGCCACGACCATTCCCCCTACTATCTCTGTTTGAACTCGTACTATCTGCGAAACTTAGGATTGTTTCTGTTGTTTTGGCTCGGACCCGGGTTCGGATTTCCGCCGCCGTTTTGATTTTTCATCATCTGTTGAGCTTTCGCCAACTGCTGGCTATTCATGTTATAACCCATTTGCTTAGCCATCTTCTGAAGCATTTCCGGATTGCTCTGCATCTTCGTCATTTGGTTGCGCAAATAAAATACCCCAACGATAAATCCAAGGATCAATCCGACGATCAGCGTCAGAATCGGAATAATATAGGACCACATAATCGAGCGCCTCCACAATTTCATAATAAAACCCCGCGTACGCCGCAATGCGTCAGAGCAGGGCCGTCGTACTATGATAGCATGGTCGAACTTCACGCGCAAACGCAAAAAAATTGCATCCCGTTCTTCCAACTAAGAGAGCACGGTTTCGATAAAAAGCGTCGGATGTTGAGCCAAATCGATTTCATTGTACCCAACCGCTTCGTCGCCTTCCTTATCGATCACCCGCACGATCGGCCTGCCCGGCAAGCCCCGATGCTGACCGACGACGACTCCCGTCTGGCGGTTGGATAACTTCACTGAAATTCCGTTCGGATAGATCGATACGATCCTCATGAAATGAACCAATACTTCATGATCCAGTTGCGTCCCCGATAACGCGTTTAATACTTCGCAAGCTTCATGCGGCATCATCGGACTGTCGTCGTTGATCGGATAAATCAGATTATCGTACGTGTTGGCGACGGCCGCAATCTTAGCATACAGATGAATATCGTCCCCCGTTAACCCGCGGGGAGCCCCGCTGCCATCGACCGATTCGTGATGCTGAAAGGCGACATGAGCGATTAACAAGCTGTATTCGCGTTTGTTCTTCAATAGATCGAACCCGCGCCATGCATGATGCATTCTGCCTTCTTGCACTTCCGGCGCGCCAAGCTTGCCTATATCGTGCAGCAAAGCCCCGATAGCCAATTCCTTCAGCTGAATCATGTTCAAGCCCATGTTTAAACCGAGTAAAGACGACATCATGCAGACATTCATCGCATGAAGGAACATCGCATTATCCGCCGTACGGATATCCGATAGATGAATGAGAATGTTCTGGTTTTTCAAGACGTCGTCCAACAGATCGTCCACGGTTTGCCCGATCGCTTTCGAACTGAAGGTTTTCCCGGAGCGTAACGTCTCGAACATCTCTGACATCTGATGGATAACCGCACGTTTCGTGTCTTCCGAAAGCAATTCTTCCTTCGTAATATCGCGAAACATCGGATCGTCGATGTAAATCGTCGTAACGCCTATTCTCTTTAACGTGCTAATCATATATACGGTTAACTGTACTCCCGTGGAAAGCAACACGGTTCCGTTGGAGGAGAATATGGTTTTTCCCAGCATCTGGCCCGGTTCGACGGTTTCGATATCCACTAATTTCATCGGTTAGCTCTCCTGCCTTTACTCTCTGTTCATTCTCGATGTC
Encoded proteins:
- a CDS encoding YneF family protein — translated: MWSYIIPILTLIVGLILGFIVGVFYLRNQMTKMQSNPEMLQKMAKQMGYNMNSQQLAKAQQMMKNQNGGGNPNPGPSQNNRNNPKFRR
- a CDS encoding HD-GYP domain-containing protein; the encoded protein is MIGALQATGHLPLNFEHHSDISLRMGLMQRKHVDTYRHCVRVAWLSEKLAEAMRMDSASVSKLVRGCFIHDLGKLMIPNEVLDNDRPLTNEQWDLIKQHPELGSEMLRDKSEICPEIIQLVLHHHERWDGTGYPHRLRGEKIPFLARICSVVDAFDSMLSPRPYRRRKTIEEGMAELVRNAGTQFDPHIVERFIPLAKELGRIYLSDLQT
- the folE gene encoding GTP cyclohydrolase I FolE; protein product: MAGAKDYSNKQVSDNREQVEHHVREILKLIGENVEREGLLDTPARVTRMYEEIFSGYAVDPRDVLGVTFDEQHEELVIVKDIVYYSQCEHHMAPFFGVAHIGYIPSGKIAGLSKLARLVDAVSRRLQVQERITSQIADILEEVLKPHGVMVVVEGEHLCMCARGVKKPGSKTVTSAVRGQFRQSSALRSEFLELLKR
- a CDS encoding HD-GYP domain-containing protein; this encodes MKLVDIETVEPGQMLGKTIFSSNGTVLLSTGVQLTVYMISTLKRIGVTTIYIDDPMFRDITKEELLSEDTKRAVIHQMSEMFETLRSGKTFSSKAIGQTVDDLLDDVLKNQNILIHLSDIRTADNAMFLHAMNVCMMSSLLGLNMGLNMIQLKELAIGALLHDIGKLGAPEVQEGRMHHAWRGFDLLKNKREYSLLIAHVAFQHHESVDGSGAPRGLTGDDIHLYAKIAAVANTYDNLIYPINDDSPMMPHEACEVLNALSGTQLDHEVLVHFMRIVSIYPNGISVKLSNRQTGVVVGQHRGLPGRPIVRVIDKEGDEAVGYNEIDLAQHPTLFIETVLS
- a CDS encoding tyrosine-type recombinase/integrase, giving the protein MNTRMLESHLLTPLGDEISISEGNGYSDDQIVDMFLTVVVHSEHTLRNYQRAIKLFRSFVPHLSLREVTWREVEAYKIGLIKGVAGFSGKPLAPASVAALIAPLKSFYKWGSDANIGFFERNPMSSIRLPQVMITSRKHYLTKKEVGCLLNQLKRKNLRNYLIGLALVTLGLRVSELANIMWEDFHTDPIGSSMWLTISRGKGGKSREVKIPKSLWEVFQDYRAQSEAKAPKVPVPSSLVFSISTRQIERIILDAGRNGIMTKLPTPHWLRHTNATLALLKGASLQQVQETLGHTHINTTQRYLHTVDQIGKAAPDFVEESLMDFMVR
- a CDS encoding chemotaxis protein CheW; translated protein: MERASHDQYVEFSVGDENYAILISEIHEIIRMLDITVIPNSPSYLQGVINLRGKIVPVISIRNLFGMEGNELSKSTRIVVVNHQEESVGIIVDRVNKVTTFTDIQSPPDRIGGVNGSYFIGIGIIQDELVGILKLDSVLWEYRGTDNAGYDGISNSLYGRIR
- a CDS encoding chemotaxis protein CheA, with protein sequence MLDMTEYQTLYMEELDEQLQLMEEEVLRFEQDGETMEGIQRLFRAAHTLKGSSAAMGYERMKRLTHNMEHILEKVRNRECTVTPDMATLFLCCLDRMKQLRSEIASGHTEVSDIEDLVEDLKKVNVIHSALDAAILNTKISADIQLSEEIGLASIRLLESGQYAFWVRIQLTDHCEMRAARFHVLQTLISETSVVLWSEAASLSEAGKDSDQSSLRWLIVSREPQDMLEASILAWVDVEQVQMKQVNVAELEALTVTSVSDLSETKKDQLGMTSVMVNPERTRVQSIRVNVDRLEQLMNLVGELVIDQTRIKQIEKSMDTKFGKDELVQDLGQMSDHFSRIIGELQESVMKVRMLPIEQLFNRFPRLIRDLSQSLGKEIELILEGKETELDRTLIEEIGDPLIHILRNSVDHGIEASAIRRERGKPAKGRILLRASHEDNQVLIVVKDDGGGIDSGKLLQKAISTNLITAAEAEQFSDKEAIDLIFHPGLSTASQVSDISGRGVGMDIVRAGIEKINGRLDIETVKGQGTEFKIRLPLTLAIITGLLVTVNESTYIIPMSNVAEIVRLSLEEIQNIRSVPMVTIRDQVIPIVWLHDCLGYPKRIRQGMRIPVVIIGRAEKRYALAVDELLGNQEIVIKSLGDFVGQIEGIAGATILGNGKVALILEIGGLIRMMSRA